In Streptomyces sp. NBC_00569, a single genomic region encodes these proteins:
- a CDS encoding SpoIIE family protein phosphatase, with the protein MSEAEWPPPDISQVFSSRASGEPSQPSGLLDLLGVAAVLLDAEGRVVLWSPQAEELYGYTAEEALGQYAAQLLVPEEHCDWVLKKFAEVMESGRSWDGTFPVRRKDGGTRLVELRNMRLLDDRGDFYALGLGTDAPTLREVERDVALSTRLISQSPIGIAIFDSDLRYMAVNPAMEQMHGIPAKDHLGRHYREIMKAAKFEMPEAAMRQVLDNGMPLIDQSTIVGHSPADPAPRLHAWTISVYRLEDTQGRVLGVAELVTDVTERYQSAKEATATRRRLALIADGSARIGTTLDVAQTARELADVTVPELADVVSVDVLDSVIDEHRPRTSAGPAFFRALALKAAHPTEALQAADPPGHIAAYDDDRVATRCVRTGRPILIPHADGNDLTCIARDDHAATLLARAGVHSYMAVPLIARATVLGFLGLTRARDPRPFDEDDLAIATELASRTAVCIDNARAHQSVRNAAETLQRSLLPHHPPHLPGLQVASRYQPAQAAYEIGGDWYDILPLGGDRTALVVGDVMGSGIDAAATMGRLRTATAAFAGLDLDPTRVLEQLDTITSGLEPYIATCLYAAYDPHRGECRIANAGHLPPVLVRDGGHPQLLDVPTGTPLGVGGVPFETTTVSLDPGDQLILYTDGLVETRHHPIDERLDTLLRVLEALDCPLEETCDRLLHDLRLPDDHDDVALLIARSQPFAPDGKQRPR; encoded by the coding sequence ATGAGCGAAGCCGAATGGCCTCCCCCCGACATCAGCCAGGTGTTCAGCAGCCGAGCGAGCGGCGAACCATCGCAGCCGAGTGGGTTGCTGGACCTTCTGGGAGTGGCGGCAGTGCTGCTGGACGCCGAGGGCCGGGTCGTCCTGTGGAGTCCGCAGGCCGAGGAGCTGTACGGCTACACCGCCGAGGAAGCGCTCGGGCAGTACGCCGCACAGCTGCTCGTCCCCGAGGAGCACTGCGACTGGGTGCTCAAGAAGTTTGCCGAGGTCATGGAGTCGGGCCGGAGCTGGGATGGCACGTTCCCCGTCCGGCGAAAGGACGGCGGCACACGACTGGTGGAGCTGCGCAACATGCGGCTCCTGGACGACCGCGGCGACTTCTACGCGCTTGGGCTGGGCACCGACGCGCCCACACTGCGCGAGGTGGAGCGGGACGTAGCCCTCTCCACCCGGCTGATCTCCCAGTCCCCCATCGGAATCGCAATCTTCGACTCCGACCTGCGGTACATGGCCGTCAACCCCGCGATGGAGCAGATGCACGGCATCCCCGCGAAAGACCACCTCGGCCGCCACTACCGCGAGATCATGAAAGCTGCGAAGTTCGAGATGCCCGAAGCCGCGATGCGGCAGGTCCTCGACAACGGGATGCCCCTGATCGACCAGTCCACCATCGTCGGCCACAGCCCGGCCGACCCGGCACCGCGCCTGCACGCCTGGACGATCTCGGTCTACCGGCTCGAAGACACCCAGGGCCGCGTGCTCGGGGTGGCCGAACTTGTCACGGACGTCACCGAGCGTTACCAATCGGCCAAGGAGGCGACCGCGACGCGGCGGCGTCTGGCCCTGATCGCCGACGGCTCCGCCCGTATCGGCACCACCCTGGACGTCGCACAGACCGCCCGGGAGCTGGCCGACGTCACCGTTCCCGAACTCGCCGACGTGGTCTCCGTCGACGTGCTCGACTCCGTCATCGACGAGCACCGGCCTCGCACCAGCGCCGGTCCCGCGTTCTTCCGCGCCCTCGCACTGAAGGCCGCCCACCCCACCGAGGCCCTCCAGGCCGCCGATCCGCCCGGCCACATCGCCGCGTACGACGACGACCGCGTGGCCACCCGCTGTGTGCGCACCGGCCGGCCCATCTTGATCCCGCACGCCGACGGAAACGACCTGACATGTATCGCCCGCGACGACCACGCCGCAACGCTGCTGGCCCGCGCCGGAGTGCACTCCTACATGGCCGTCCCGCTCATTGCTCGCGCCACCGTCCTTGGCTTCCTGGGGCTGACCCGCGCCCGCGACCCACGGCCCTTCGACGAGGACGACCTCGCCATCGCCACCGAACTGGCCTCCCGCACCGCGGTGTGCATCGACAACGCCCGCGCCCACCAGAGCGTGCGCAACGCCGCCGAGACCCTGCAGCGCAGCCTGCTCCCCCACCATCCACCCCACCTGCCCGGCCTGCAGGTCGCTTCCCGGTACCAGCCCGCACAGGCGGCCTACGAAATCGGCGGCGACTGGTACGACATCCTCCCCCTGGGCGGCGACCGGACGGCCCTCGTCGTGGGCGACGTCATGGGCAGCGGTATCGACGCCGCCGCGACCATGGGCCGTCTGCGCACCGCGACCGCCGCCTTCGCCGGCCTCGACCTCGACCCCACTCGCGTCCTCGAACAGCTCGACACGATCACCTCCGGACTGGAGCCATACATCGCCACCTGCCTCTACGCCGCCTACGACCCCCACCGTGGGGAGTGCCGCATCGCCAACGCCGGCCACCTGCCCCCCGTCCTCGTCCGCGACGGCGGGCATCCCCAGCTGCTCGACGTGCCCACCGGCACCCCACTCGGCGTGGGTGGCGTCCCCTTCGAGACCACCACTGTCAGCCTCGACCCGGGTGACCAGCTGATCCTCTACACCGACGGACTGGTCGAAACGCGCCACCACCCCATCGACGAGCGCCTCGACACGCTCCTGCGCGTTCTGGAAGCACTCGACTGCCCTCTGGAAGAAACCTGCGACCGGCTCCTGCACGATCTCCGGCTGCCCGACGACCACGACGACGTCGCCCTGCTGATCGCCCGCAGCCAGCCGTTCGCGCCAGACGGTAAGCAACGTCCCCGCTGA
- the metE gene encoding 5-methyltetrahydropteroyltriglutamate--homocysteine S-methyltransferase, whose amino-acid sequence MTTKTTAAGARATVYGYPRQGRNRELKKAIEGYWKGRVSADALRDTAADLRRKNWQELAGAGIEEVPTGDFSYYDHVLDTTVMVGSIPERHRTAVDTDALDGYFAMARGTQDVAPLEMTKWFDTNYHYLVPELGPDTVFSSDSTKQVSELEEALSLGLAARPVLVGPVTYLLLAKPAPGVAADFDPLTLLDRLLPVYAEVLADLRAAGAEWVQLDEPALVQDRTPAELNAAARAYRDLGALSDRSKLLVASYFDRLGDALPVLAKAPVDGLALDFTDTAAANLDALAGVGGLPGKRLVAGVVNGRNIWVNDMEKSLATLGTLLGLADRVDVAASCSLLHVPLDASLERDVDPQILRWLAFARQKTNEVVTLAKGLTQGTGAITAELSANRADLASRAGSSLTHDPAVRSRAAAVTDTDGHRPQPYAERAAAQRAHLGLPLLPTTTVGSFPQTGELRAARADLRADRIDTAGYEARIRAEIQEVISFQEKTGLDVLVHGEPERNDMVQYFAEQLTGYLATRHGWVQSYGTRCVRPPILAGDISRPEPMTVRWTAYAQSLTSRPVKGMLTGPVTMLAWSFVRDDQPLGDTARQVALALRDEVNDLEASGTSVIQVDEPALRETLPLRAADHAAYLAWATEAFRLTTSGVRPDTQIHTHMCYAEFGDIVQAIDDLDADVISLEAARSHMQVAHELAEHGYPREAGPGVYDIHSPRVPSAEEATGLLRRGLEAIPAERLWVNPDCGLKTRGWPETRASLENLVAAARTVREELGASAS is encoded by the coding sequence GTGACCACCAAGACCACAGCCGCGGGAGCACGGGCCACCGTGTACGGCTACCCCCGCCAGGGACGGAATCGCGAACTCAAGAAGGCGATCGAGGGCTACTGGAAGGGCCGCGTCTCCGCCGACGCCCTTCGGGACACAGCCGCCGACCTGCGCCGCAAGAACTGGCAGGAACTCGCCGGCGCCGGCATCGAGGAAGTCCCCACGGGCGACTTCTCGTACTACGACCACGTCCTGGACACCACCGTCATGGTCGGTTCGATCCCCGAACGCCACCGCACAGCTGTCGACACAGACGCCCTGGACGGCTACTTCGCCATGGCGCGCGGCACGCAGGATGTCGCGCCGCTGGAGATGACGAAGTGGTTCGACACCAACTACCACTACCTGGTGCCGGAGCTGGGCCCGGACACGGTGTTCTCCTCGGACTCGACCAAGCAGGTGTCCGAGCTCGAGGAGGCCCTCTCCCTGGGACTCGCCGCCCGCCCCGTCCTGGTCGGCCCGGTCACGTATCTGCTGCTCGCCAAGCCCGCGCCGGGCGTCGCGGCCGACTTCGACCCGCTCACTCTGCTCGACCGGCTGCTTCCCGTGTACGCAGAGGTCCTCGCCGACCTGCGCGCCGCGGGCGCCGAGTGGGTTCAGCTCGACGAGCCCGCACTCGTCCAGGACCGCACACCGGCGGAGCTGAACGCCGCCGCCCGCGCCTACCGCGACCTGGGCGCCCTCAGCGACCGGTCCAAGCTGCTGGTCGCCTCGTACTTCGACCGGCTCGGCGACGCCCTGCCGGTCCTGGCCAAGGCCCCTGTCGACGGTCTGGCCCTGGACTTCACCGACACCGCGGCCGCCAACCTCGACGCCCTCGCCGGCGTCGGTGGCCTGCCCGGCAAGCGCCTGGTGGCGGGCGTCGTCAACGGTCGCAACATCTGGGTCAACGACATGGAGAAGTCCCTCGCCACGCTCGGCACGTTGCTGGGACTGGCGGACCGGGTCGACGTGGCCGCCTCCTGCTCCCTGCTGCACGTCCCCCTCGACGCCTCCCTGGAACGGGACGTCGACCCGCAGATCCTGCGCTGGCTCGCCTTCGCCCGCCAGAAGACCAACGAGGTCGTCACCCTCGCCAAGGGCCTGACCCAGGGCACCGGTGCGATCACCGCGGAACTGTCAGCCAACCGCGCAGACCTCGCCTCCCGCGCAGGGTCGTCCCTGACACACGACCCCGCGGTGCGGTCCCGCGCCGCCGCCGTCACGGACACCGACGGTCACCGCCCGCAGCCGTACGCCGAGCGGGCCGCCGCCCAGCGTGCCCACCTCGGCCTGCCGCTGCTGCCGACCACCACCGTCGGCTCGTTCCCACAGACCGGCGAACTGCGCGCCGCCCGCGCCGACCTGCGTGCCGACCGCATCGACACGGCCGGCTACGAGGCGCGCATCAGGGCCGAGATCCAGGAAGTGATCTCCTTCCAGGAGAAGACCGGCCTGGACGTCCTCGTCCACGGCGAGCCGGAGCGCAACGACATGGTGCAGTACTTCGCCGAACAGCTCACCGGCTATCTGGCCACGCGGCACGGCTGGGTGCAGTCCTACGGCACCCGCTGCGTCCGTCCGCCGATCCTCGCCGGTGACATCTCGCGCCCCGAACCGATGACGGTGCGCTGGACCGCCTACGCCCAGTCGCTGACGTCCCGTCCCGTCAAGGGCATGCTCACCGGGCCCGTCACCATGCTCGCCTGGTCCTTCGTCCGCGACGACCAGCCCCTTGGCGACACCGCCCGTCAGGTCGCCCTCGCCTTGCGGGACGAGGTGAACGACCTTGAGGCGTCCGGGACGTCAGTGATCCAGGTCGACGAACCCGCGCTACGCGAGACGCTCCCGCTGCGCGCCGCCGACCACGCCGCCTACCTCGCGTGGGCGACGGAGGCGTTCCGCCTCACCACCAGTGGCGTCCGCCCGGACACTCAGATCCACACCCACATGTGCTACGCCGAGTTCGGGGACATCGTCCAGGCCATCGACGACCTCGACGCCGACGTGATCAGCCTGGAGGCGGCCCGCTCCCACATGCAGGTCGCACATGAGCTGGCAGAGCACGGCTACCCGCGCGAGGCCGGACCCGGCGTGTACGACATCCACTCGCCCCGCGTACCGAGCGCGGAAGAGGCAACCGGCCTGCTTCGCAGGGGACTTGAGGCGATCCCCGCCGAGCGGCTGTGGGTCAACCCCGACTGCGGCCTGAAGACACGCGGCTGGCCCGAGACCCGCGCCTCCCTGGAGAACCTCGTCGCGGCGGCCCGCACCGTCCGCGAGGAACTCGGAGCGTCCGCGTCCTGA